From one Brachypodium distachyon strain Bd21 chromosome 4, Brachypodium_distachyon_v3.0, whole genome shotgun sequence genomic stretch:
- the LOC100842997 gene encoding structure-specific endonuclease subunit slx1 has protein sequence MSLSATFRSTKIPRRTLPTKSVEAVALSPSRVPAAPASAASGDPSAAAAGKSKKKEKKEEAAAAAAWCVYLIASSRIPRTYVGVTTDFPRRLRQHNGELKGGAKASSAGRPWNLACLVEGFTNRSEACEFESKWKNISKKMTRKSSKPGMSSVLQHREAALGKVKTFQDCSRLDIKWHSS, from the exons ATGAGCCTCTCCGCCACCTTCCGGTCCACCAAAATCCCCCGCCGCACTCTCCCCACCAAATCCGTCGAGGCTGTcgccctctctccctcccgggTACCGGccgcgcccgcctccgccgcgtccGGAGATCCATCGGCGGCAGCCGCcgggaagagcaagaagaaagagaagaaggaggaagcggcggcggcggcggcgtggtgcgTCTACCTcatcgcctcctcccggaTCCCTCGCACGTACGTCGGCGTCACCACCGACTTCCCTCGCCG GTTGAGACAACATAATGGCGAGTTAAAAGGTGGTGCGAAAGCATCCTCTGCTGGAAGGCCGTGGAATCTCGCATGCCTTGTTGAAGGCTTCACCAACAGAAGTGAAG CATGCGAGTTCGAATCGAAGTGGAAGAACATCTCCAAGAAGATGACGCGGAAGAGCAGCAAGCCCGGGATGAGCTCGGTGCTGCAGCACCGGGAAGCGGCGTTGGGCAAGGTGAAAACCTTTCAGGACTGCAGCCGCCTCGATATCAAATGGCACTCCAGCTGA